The nucleotide sequence GACTTTATTCACAGCGAATGCAAGATCCAGTTGAGTAATTGTGAGATACTGTAAGGCCCCTACTATGGACCTGTATCCTTTTGGATCTTCATAGGGGTTTGAGTCACTCTTCCTTAGCTTCAAAGATGTCATCATAGGTGTAGGCATAGGATTTGAATTACCCATCCCTGCACGATGTATTAAGTCTTTCGCATACTTTGTCTGAGTAAGCAACAGTGTTTGATAAGGTAAGTAATGTGCTTCAAGGCctaaaaagaaatgaaacaaaCCAAGATCTTTCAATGAAAAAATGCAATTCAATTGTTTAATTAGGCTGTCTATGGCCATAGAATTAAAGCCTGTAACAATGATGTCATCTACATATATTAACATGTAAGTGACATCAGAATTATTTGTTTTCGTTGTAAATAATGCCACATCAGAAGTTGTGTGTCTAAAGCCAAGAGTTCTCAAAGTCGAGGCAAGAGTATGATACCAAGCCCTTGGggctt is from Arachis ipaensis cultivar K30076 chromosome B01, Araip1.1, whole genome shotgun sequence and encodes:
- the LOC110263007 gene encoding uncharacterized protein LOC110263007, which produces MQQPIGYNEGQPYKVCKLHRAIYGLKQAPRAWYHTLASTLRTLGFRHTTSDVALFTTKTNNSDVTYMLIYVDDIIVTGFNSMAIDSLIKQLNCIFSLKDLGLFHFFLGLEAHYLPYQTLLLTQTKYAKDLIHRAGMGNSNPMPTPMMTSLKLRKSDSNPYEDPKGYRSIVGALQYLTITQLDLAFAVNKVSQFMHSPTINHWKAVKWILRYL